From Choloepus didactylus isolate mChoDid1 chromosome 19, mChoDid1.pri, whole genome shotgun sequence, one genomic window encodes:
- the LOC119515856 gene encoding somatomedin-B and thrombospondin type-1 domain-containing protein-like: MALVLAAVAAGAWARRPPSELWPGQGCATPGRCCPGRDPTCAARGPPPCFCDQACGAARDCCANYARVCPAVSCIVAEWSDWSRCARPCQVSYRVRRRHVLREPRNGGVPCPPLEERAGCVEYRSRQGVECQQSLFPALITPSSYGKEWKKRGVPKEQGTVGYCVQFRLGPIPGSCGQVRAPHVQWTRYLTQGHTVCVKCEWPAQDTRSQRCYGDGDGDRGNQLLLWRAAGHPRCRGTWERLGQLLVCSCPAVHSLVFI; this comes from the exons ATGGCGCTCGTCCTGGCCGCGGTGGCCGCGGGGGCCTGGGCACGGAGGCCGCCGAGCGAGCTCTGGCCGGGCCAGGGCTGCGCCACACCGGGCCGCTGCTGTCCCGGCCGCGACCCGACTTGCGCCGCCCGCGGGCCCCCGCCCTGCTTCTGCGACCAGGCATGCGGCGCGGCGCGGGACTGCTGCGCCAACTACGCGCGGGTTTGCCCAG CGGTCTCCTGCATTGTGGCAGAGTGGAGTGACTGGAGTCGCTGTGCCAGGCCCTGCCAGGTCTCTTATCGTGTCCGCCGGAGGCATGTCCTGCGGGAGCCAAGGAATGGGGGTGTTCCCTGCCCCCCACTGGAAGAGAGGGCTGGCTGCGTGGAGTACCGGAGCCGCCAGGGAGTAGAGTGCCAACAGTCCTTGT TCCCAGCTCTGATAACCCCAAGCAGCTatggaaaagagtggaaaaagcgAGGTGTTCCCAAGGAGCAGGGGACAGTAGG GTACTGTGTCCAGTTCCGGCTGGGACCCATTCCGGGGAGCTGCGGGCAGGTGAGGGCGCCCCATGTCCAGTGGACAAGGTATCTGACCCAGGGCCACACAGTCTGTGTGAAGTGTGAGTGGCCCGCCCAGGACACCAGGAGTCAGCGCTGCTACGGGGACGGCGACGGGGACAGAGG GAACCAGCTATTGCTGTGGCGAGCGGCCGGCCACCCCCGGTGCCGAGGGACCTGGGAGAGGCTCGGGCAGCTCCTGGTCTGTTCCTGCCCTGCGGTCCACAGCCTTGTCTTCATCTAG